One Mycolicibacter sp. MU0083 DNA window includes the following coding sequences:
- a CDS encoding ESX secretion-associated protein EspG, which produces MTVAPNAAELTVEQAWYIAETVGAGSFPWVLAITMPYTDAGERGAFMARQRDELTRMGVVSPEGTVNPAVAEWIRVVCFPDRWLDLRYVSSSAGGTPEMLRGIVARRDGGTGKSGRTVVALRNAQLVTFTMMDIDDPRLLVPVLGAGLRQRPPARFDEFTLPARVGARADERLRAGTPLTEVLDYLGIPASARPIVESVFSGPRSYVEVVAGCARDGRHTTTDVGMSLVDTDAGRILVTPSQAFDGEWVSTFRPGNDFATAVAIEQLTATLPEGSWFPGQRLSRDFTTQLS; this is translated from the coding sequence GTGACTGTGGCACCCAACGCCGCCGAACTCACCGTCGAGCAGGCCTGGTACATCGCCGAAACCGTCGGCGCCGGATCTTTTCCGTGGGTGTTGGCGATCACCATGCCCTACACCGACGCCGGGGAACGCGGCGCGTTCATGGCACGTCAGCGTGACGAGCTGACCCGGATGGGAGTCGTCTCCCCGGAGGGCACGGTCAATCCGGCTGTGGCCGAATGGATCCGGGTGGTGTGCTTCCCGGACCGCTGGCTGGACCTGCGCTATGTGAGTTCGTCCGCCGGCGGGACGCCCGAGATGTTGCGGGGCATCGTCGCGCGCCGCGACGGCGGCACCGGAAAATCCGGCCGCACCGTGGTGGCGCTGCGCAACGCCCAATTGGTCACCTTCACGATGATGGACATCGACGACCCCCGGCTGCTGGTGCCGGTGCTCGGCGCGGGCCTGCGGCAGCGGCCGCCGGCCCGATTCGACGAGTTCACCCTGCCCGCCCGCGTCGGCGCCCGCGCCGACGAACGGCTGCGTGCCGGTACCCCACTTACCGAAGTGCTTGACTACCTGGGTATTCCAGCCTCGGCACGCCCGATCGTCGAGTCGGTGTTCAGCGGCCCGCGCAGTTACGTCGAGGTCGTCGCCGGTTGCGCGCGAGACGGGCGGCACACCACCACCGACGTCGGAATGAGTCTGGTCGACACCGATGCGGGCCGCATTCTGGTCACGCCGTCGCAAGCCTTCGACGGTGAATGGGTGTCGACGTTCCGCCCCGGGAACGACTTTGCGACCGCGGTCGCGATCGAACAGCTGACCGCCACCCTGCCCGAGGGCAGCTGGTTCCCCGGTCAACGGCTGTCCAGAGATTTCACCACCCAGCTGTCCTGA
- the eccD gene encoding type VII secretion integral membrane protein EccD, with protein MTEAPVLTSAVMPIVRIAVLSDSRLTEMAVPAELPLREILPAVQRLVSPDTGDDGESGDGAATRLSLAPVGGAPFSLDASLDTVGVVDGDLLALRPVPVGPAAPGIVEDIADAAVIFSASRRKPWGAQHIQRAALAAGSGLVLAATGLAAAHRALTGEPAGLVAAGVIALLTVLAALACRTRSAEAALTLSIAALAPVAAAGALAVPGAFGSAHLVLGAAAVSAWSLICLILPPGGRGERGIAFFTAATVVGVGVLAAAAVKTFWALPPLSLGCGLIAASLLLTVAAPQVSALWARLPLPVIPAPGDPTPSALPQSVLEDLPRRVRVTDAHQTGFIAGSVLLAVLGSVAIAFAPEGLSGWAWYVVAGIAVASVLRARVWDSAWCKAWLLAEPHLTAIALLVGYAATGRYAAALGAVLVLTALVAVWAVVSLSPTVASPDSYSLPVRRLVGFLASGVDASLIPVMAYLVGIFTWVLSR; from the coding sequence ATGACCGAAGCTCCGGTGCTGACCAGCGCCGTCATGCCGATCGTCCGCATCGCGGTGCTGTCCGACAGCCGGCTCACCGAGATGGCCGTGCCCGCGGAACTGCCGCTGCGCGAAATCCTGCCCGCGGTACAGCGCCTGGTATCGCCCGACACCGGCGACGACGGCGAATCCGGTGACGGCGCGGCGACCCGGCTGAGCCTGGCGCCGGTCGGCGGCGCTCCGTTCAGCCTGGACGCCAGCCTGGACACCGTCGGGGTGGTGGACGGCGACCTGCTGGCGCTGCGTCCGGTGCCGGTCGGTCCGGCCGCGCCCGGCATCGTCGAGGACATCGCCGACGCCGCCGTGATCTTCTCCGCGTCCCGGCGTAAGCCCTGGGGCGCCCAGCACATTCAGCGTGCCGCGCTGGCCGCCGGATCCGGCCTGGTGCTGGCCGCCACCGGCCTGGCCGCCGCACACCGTGCGCTGACCGGTGAACCGGCCGGCCTGGTCGCGGCCGGCGTCATCGCGCTGCTCACGGTGCTGGCCGCGCTGGCCTGCCGCACCCGGTCGGCCGAGGCCGCCCTGACCCTGTCGATCGCCGCCCTGGCACCGGTCGCCGCGGCCGGTGCCCTGGCCGTGCCGGGAGCGTTCGGTTCGGCACACCTGGTGCTGGGTGCGGCCGCGGTCAGTGCCTGGTCGTTGATCTGCCTGATTTTGCCCCCGGGCGGCCGTGGTGAGCGCGGGATCGCGTTCTTCACCGCTGCGACGGTGGTGGGCGTCGGCGTGCTGGCCGCCGCCGCGGTCAAGACCTTCTGGGCGCTGCCGCCGCTCAGCCTCGGATGCGGCCTGATCGCCGCATCGCTGCTGCTGACCGTTGCCGCACCGCAGGTTTCGGCGTTGTGGGCACGGCTGCCGCTGCCGGTCATCCCCGCCCCGGGCGACCCCACCCCGTCGGCGCTGCCGCAGAGCGTGCTGGAGGACCTGCCGCGCCGGGTCCGGGTCACCGACGCCCACCAGACCGGTTTCATCGCCGGCTCGGTGCTGCTGGCCGTGCTCGGATCGGTCGCGATCGCCTTTGCCCCCGAAGGTCTTTCGGGCTGGGCCTGGTACGTGGTCGCCGGTATCGCCGTCGCCTCGGTGCTGCGGGCGCGGGTGTGGGACTCGGCGTGGTGCAAGGCCTGGCTGCTGGCCGAGCCGCACCTGACCGCAATCGCCCTGCTGGTCGGCTACGCGGCCACCGGTCGCTACGCCGCGGCGCTGGGCGCGGTGCTGGTCCTGACCGCCCTGGTGGCGGTCTGGGCGGTGGTCTCGCTGAGCCCGACCGTCGCGTCGCCGGACAGCTATTCGCTGCCGGTGCGGCGTCTGGTGGGCTTCCTGGCCTCCGGCGTCGACGCCAGCCTGATCCCGGTGATGGCATACCTGGTCGGCATCTTCACCTGGGTGCTGTCTCGATGA
- the mycP gene encoding type VII secretion-associated serine protease mycosin, with protein sequence MKQAVRATGIAALAVLLTAAPALAITPPNVDPTVPPPSGAPGPVAAMEQRGDCVSSGLLPGGDINATPAGQRMLDLPSAWQFTRGEGQTVAVIGTGVRPGPRLPVVDAGGDYIGTTDGLTDCDGHGTLVAGIVAGQPGDDGFTGVAPEARLLSLRTASATISPRLGGDDPRTTRVVTDITALARAVVHAADLGARVITISTTTCVPADHNVDQMALGAALRYAAVEKDALIVAAAGDAGQTGSVGGGSEACESNPLTDLSRPQDPRNWAGVTSLSVPSWWHPYVLSVASLSADGQPSGFTMAGPWVGIAAPGEDIVSVSNRDDGGLANALPGNQGKPVPLSGTGYAAGYVAGVAALVRSRFPELTAMQVAHRLVATAHNAARTPSALVGAGIIDPVAALTWELPPLADPTAAPAKKITPPPAPEPADPAPRVVAFAGTALLAGLVVAVATGAAAAARRRKENQL encoded by the coding sequence ATGAAGCAGGCGGTTCGTGCGACGGGCATCGCCGCACTGGCCGTGCTGCTGACCGCCGCACCGGCCCTGGCGATCACCCCGCCGAACGTGGACCCGACGGTGCCGCCGCCCAGTGGGGCGCCCGGACCCGTCGCGGCGATGGAACAGCGCGGCGACTGCGTCAGTTCGGGCCTGCTGCCCGGCGGCGACATCAACGCCACCCCGGCGGGCCAGCGGATGCTGGATCTGCCGTCGGCCTGGCAGTTCACCCGCGGCGAGGGCCAGACGGTGGCCGTCATCGGCACCGGTGTCCGGCCCGGGCCCCGGCTGCCGGTGGTGGACGCCGGCGGTGACTACATCGGCACCACCGACGGACTGACCGACTGCGACGGGCACGGCACGCTGGTGGCCGGCATCGTGGCGGGCCAGCCCGGCGATGACGGCTTCACCGGAGTGGCTCCTGAGGCCAGACTGCTGTCGTTGCGCACCGCGTCGGCCACCATCTCGCCGCGACTGGGCGGGGACGACCCCCGCACCACCCGGGTGGTCACCGACATCACGGCCCTGGCGCGTGCCGTCGTGCACGCCGCCGACCTGGGTGCGCGGGTCATCACCATCTCCACAACCACCTGTGTTCCGGCCGACCACAACGTCGACCAGATGGCACTGGGTGCGGCCCTGCGCTACGCCGCGGTCGAGAAGGATGCGCTGATCGTCGCCGCGGCCGGTGACGCCGGCCAGACCGGCTCGGTCGGCGGCGGAAGCGAAGCGTGCGAGTCCAATCCCCTCACCGACCTGAGCCGACCGCAGGATCCACGCAACTGGGCCGGCGTCACCTCGCTGTCGGTGCCGTCGTGGTGGCACCCCTACGTGCTGTCGGTGGCGTCCCTGTCCGCCGACGGGCAGCCGTCCGGGTTCACCATGGCCGGGCCGTGGGTCGGCATCGCCGCGCCCGGTGAGGACATCGTCTCGGTGAGCAACCGCGACGACGGTGGCCTGGCCAATGCGCTGCCCGGCAACCAGGGCAAGCCGGTGCCGCTCAGCGGTACCGGGTACGCGGCCGGGTACGTCGCCGGGGTGGCCGCACTGGTGCGCAGTCGCTTCCCCGAGCTGACCGCGATGCAGGTCGCACACCGACTGGTCGCCACCGCGCACAACGCGGCGCGCACACCGTCCGCTCTGGTGGGAGCCGGAATCATCGACCCGGTGGCGGCACTGACCTGGGAATTGCCGCCCCTTGCGGACCCGACCGCCGCACCCGCCAAAAAGATCACCCCGCCCCCGGCGCCCGAACCGGCCGACCCGGCGCCGCGCGTCGTGGCCTTCGCCGGAACCGCGTTGCTGGCCGGGCTGGTCGTCGCCGTCGCCACCGGCGCCGCGGCAGCCGCCCGCCGACGAAAGGAAAACCAGCTGTGA
- the eccE gene encoding type VII secretion protein EccE → MSTLGTTVPRPGPARITLVLLAVVPAMMASPWETTAQRWALAVGILVAVLLLGWWRGLHFTTIARRRLAMLRSGGGAHSGRREASGARATAAVRITAGAAQDELPVEVIAGYLNRYGLRADGVRITSRTTRADGDAAGTQTWVGLTCSAAPNLAALQARSASIPLQRTVDVAVRRLADHLREIGWETTMVATDEIPSLIDGSARETWRSVVDGSGDHVAAYRVSIDAALADTLSRIRAVNADETWTALEFAEDAGRRTVAAACALRTGAAPDGGAPLAGLVPQQGDHRSALLRLHPLSGGALDGHTPLPGDDLAGLRWPVPTAVAAR, encoded by the coding sequence GTGAGCACCCTCGGAACCACCGTTCCCCGGCCCGGACCGGCCCGAATCACCCTGGTACTGCTGGCCGTGGTGCCCGCGATGATGGCCAGCCCGTGGGAGACCACCGCGCAGCGTTGGGCACTCGCGGTGGGCATCCTGGTGGCGGTACTGCTGCTCGGTTGGTGGCGTGGGCTGCACTTCACCACGATCGCCCGTCGCCGCCTGGCGATGCTGCGCTCGGGCGGCGGTGCGCACTCCGGCCGCCGCGAGGCCTCCGGGGCACGGGCCACCGCCGCGGTGCGGATCACCGCCGGCGCCGCGCAGGACGAGTTGCCGGTGGAGGTGATCGCCGGCTACCTGAACCGCTACGGCCTGCGCGCCGACGGGGTGCGCATCACCAGTCGCACCACCCGCGCGGACGGTGACGCGGCCGGCACCCAGACCTGGGTCGGCCTGACCTGTTCGGCCGCACCGAATCTGGCCGCATTGCAGGCCCGCTCGGCGTCCATTCCGCTGCAGCGGACCGTCGATGTCGCGGTCCGTCGCCTGGCGGATCACCTCCGCGAAATCGGTTGGGAAACCACGATGGTCGCCACCGACGAGATCCCGTCGCTGATCGACGGAAGCGCTCGGGAGACCTGGCGTTCGGTGGTCGACGGCTCGGGTGATCACGTCGCGGCCTACCGGGTCAGCATCGATGCGGCACTGGCGGACACGCTGAGCCGGATCCGGGCCGTCAACGCCGACGAGACGTGGACCGCACTGGAATTCGCCGAGGACGCCGGACGCCGTACCGTCGCGGCGGCCTGCGCGCTGCGGACCGGTGCCGCCCCCGACGGCGGTGCACCGCTGGCCGGTCTGGTGCCGCAACAGGGGGACCACCGTAGCGCTCTGCTGCGGCTGCACCCGTTGTCCGGCGGCGCCCTCGACGGCCACACCCCGCTGCCCGGCGACGATCTCGCCGGCCTGCGGTGGCCGGTGCCGACCGCGGTCGCTGCCCGCTAG
- a CDS encoding alpha/beta fold hydrolase, with protein MTTDVPPLISPIPIPDVPGADADARGLPLRSELSLREKLIVDASAVADIGLRTAVASMVAAAMVPEVLATVVGGRDSGQERERLAFYTELAAEHDPVQSFPAPAAPPRVSARRANPIAERIAHGTVENVSFRSGFQAVNPSMRQTWNSLKNNNTARFQHWRHDDGPRPTLCVIHGFMGSAYLFNGVFFSLPWFFRSGYDIALFTLPFHGRRAERHSPFSGYGYFSHGMAGFAEAMAQAVHDFRSMLDHLESTGVDRFALTGLSLGGYTSALLAAVEPRLQAVVPNVPVVSVEDEIRDWFPANMLMRGGQRMGHIAPADLAAANAYHSPLNYTPLVARDRRLIITGLGDRLAPPEQAEMLWQHWDRCALHWFPGNHILHVSQPTYLRRMTKFLRPYML; from the coding sequence ATGACCACTGACGTGCCGCCGTTGATCTCACCCATTCCGATTCCCGATGTACCCGGCGCCGACGCCGACGCCCGGGGGTTGCCGCTGCGCAGCGAGTTGTCGTTGCGGGAGAAGTTGATCGTGGACGCCTCGGCGGTCGCCGATATCGGGCTGCGGACCGCGGTCGCGTCCATGGTTGCCGCGGCGATGGTTCCGGAAGTGCTCGCCACGGTGGTGGGCGGTAGAGATTCGGGGCAGGAACGGGAACGCCTGGCGTTCTACACCGAGTTGGCCGCCGAACACGATCCGGTGCAGTCCTTTCCGGCCCCTGCCGCGCCGCCGCGGGTCTCGGCGCGGCGGGCCAATCCCATCGCGGAGCGCATCGCGCACGGCACGGTCGAGAACGTGTCGTTCCGCAGCGGGTTCCAGGCGGTCAACCCGTCGATGCGTCAGACCTGGAACTCGTTGAAGAACAACAACACCGCGCGGTTCCAGCACTGGCGTCACGACGACGGGCCACGGCCGACACTCTGCGTCATCCACGGCTTCATGGGTTCGGCGTACCTGTTCAACGGTGTCTTCTTCTCGCTGCCATGGTTTTTCCGGTCCGGCTACGACATCGCGCTGTTCACCCTGCCGTTCCACGGCCGCCGCGCCGAAAGGCACTCACCGTTCAGCGGCTACGGTTATTTCTCGCACGGCATGGCGGGATTCGCCGAAGCGATGGCGCAGGCGGTGCACGACTTCCGTTCGATGCTCGATCATCTGGAGTCCACCGGCGTCGATCGCTTCGCACTGACCGGCCTGTCGCTGGGCGGCTACACCAGCGCGCTGCTGGCCGCCGTCGAACCCCGACTGCAGGCGGTGGTCCCGAACGTGCCGGTGGTGTCGGTCGAAGACGAGATCCGCGACTGGTTCCCGGCCAACATGCTGATGCGCGGCGGCCAGCGCATGGGGCACATCGCCCCAGCAGATCTGGCCGCCGCGAACGCCTATCATTCGCCGCTGAACTACACCCCGCTGGTCGCCCGGGACCGGCGACTGATCATCACCGGCCTGGGCGACCGCCTGGCTCCGCCGGAACAAGCCGAAATGCTGTGGCAGCACTGGGATCGGTGCGCGCTGCACTGGTTCCCGGGAAACCACATCCTGCACGTCAGCCAGCCGACCTACCTGCGCAGGATGACCAAGTTCCTGCGGCCGTACATGCTCTAG
- a CDS encoding amidohydrolase family protein, which yields MTPADEAAGVRAVWTDLDLPGIIDVHTHFMPKSVLDKVWRYFDSAGPMVGRPWPINYRLAESERVAALRAFGVRRFTSLVYPHKPQMAAWLNQWAAQFARETPDCLPTATFYPEPEAAGYVEEAIRGGTRVFKAHIQVGDYDPNDPLLDEVWGTIADAAIPVVIHCGSGPQPGRFTGAEPVRRLLGRHPGLPLIIAHMGMPEYDEFLDICLDSRAVHLDTTMAFTAFVGEMMPFPGGADPRLRAAGDRILFGSDFPNIPYGYREALDAVTAVPGIDDDWLRAVFHDNAARLFGIGLPSA from the coding sequence ATGACACCCGCCGACGAGGCCGCCGGGGTCCGGGCGGTCTGGACCGACCTCGACCTGCCCGGAATCATCGACGTCCACACCCATTTCATGCCGAAATCGGTGCTGGACAAGGTGTGGCGGTACTTCGATTCGGCCGGACCCATGGTGGGCCGCCCCTGGCCCATCAACTACCGGCTGGCCGAATCCGAACGCGTGGCGGCGTTGCGTGCCTTCGGCGTCCGCCGTTTCACCTCCCTGGTCTACCCGCACAAGCCGCAGATGGCGGCCTGGCTCAACCAGTGGGCCGCCCAATTCGCCCGCGAGACACCGGATTGCCTGCCGACTGCGACGTTCTATCCCGAACCGGAGGCCGCCGGCTACGTCGAGGAGGCGATCCGGGGCGGAACGCGGGTCTTCAAGGCGCACATCCAGGTCGGCGACTACGACCCGAACGATCCGCTGCTCGACGAGGTGTGGGGAACGATCGCGGACGCCGCGATACCGGTCGTCATCCACTGCGGGTCGGGCCCGCAGCCCGGCCGGTTCACCGGCGCCGAACCGGTGCGCCGACTGCTGGGCCGGCATCCGGGGCTGCCGTTGATCATCGCGCACATGGGCATGCCGGAGTACGACGAATTCCTCGATATCTGCCTCGATTCGCGTGCCGTACATCTGGACACCACCATGGCGTTCACCGCATTCGTCGGCGAGATGATGCCGTTCCCCGGCGGGGCGGATCCGCGACTGCGCGCCGCCGGCGACCGGATCCTGTTCGGCAGCGACTTCCCGAACATCCCCTACGGCTACCGGGAGGCCCTCGACGCGGTCACCGCCGTGCCGGGTATCGACGACGACTGGTTGCGGGCGGTGTTCCACGACAACGCCGCGCGACTGTTCGGCATCGGGTTACCATCCGCGTGA
- the bluB gene encoding 5,6-dimethylbenzimidazole synthase, with protein MADPSFTGQERQAVYRAIAERRDMRRFVPGSVVDTAVLARLLAAAHAAPSVGLMQPWRFVRITDDALRQRIHALVDEERHRTAAALGHREQEFLALKVEGIRDCAELLVVALREGRDAHIFGRRTLPQMDLASVSCAIQNLWLAARAEGLGMGWVSLFEPRALAELLAMPADADPVAILCLGPVPEFPDRPALEIDDWAYRRPLDEFVSENSWERA; from the coding sequence GTGGCTGATCCTTCGTTCACCGGGCAGGAGCGCCAAGCCGTGTACCGGGCGATCGCCGAACGGCGCGACATGCGCCGCTTCGTCCCCGGCAGTGTGGTCGACACCGCCGTACTGGCACGCCTGCTGGCGGCCGCCCACGCCGCACCGAGCGTGGGCCTGATGCAACCGTGGCGGTTCGTCCGGATCACCGACGACGCCCTTCGGCAGCGCATCCACGCCCTGGTCGACGAGGAGCGGCACCGCACCGCCGCCGCGCTGGGCCACCGGGAGCAGGAGTTCCTCGCCCTGAAGGTGGAGGGCATCCGGGACTGCGCGGAGTTGTTGGTGGTGGCGCTGCGGGAAGGACGCGACGCGCATATCTTCGGTCGCCGAACGCTGCCGCAGATGGATCTGGCCTCGGTCTCGTGTGCGATCCAGAACCTGTGGCTGGCGGCCCGGGCCGAGGGACTGGGGATGGGCTGGGTGTCGTTGTTCGAGCCGCGGGCGCTGGCCGAACTGTTGGCCATGCCCGCCGATGCCGATCCGGTGGCGATCCTGTGCCTGGGCCCGGTCCCGGAGTTCCCGGACCGTCCGGCCCTGGAGATCGACGACTGGGCCTACCGCCGGCCGCTGGACGAGTTCGTATCCGAGAACAGTTGGGAGCGCGCATGA
- a CDS encoding phosphatase PAP2 family protein, which produces MRATSGRTPALISIAVAVAVYVTMLVGYRQGWGWLAGADTAALNAGYDIAVQHPVWVRFWDGISTVFEPAVFRLAGMVLIVVALLRRRPRAALFLLVSVELTSILTVLAKGSVGRPRPATALVAASSTSFPSGHALGVVIGVGALLAVVLPTLRANARRAALIVGALVVVAVGVARVALNVHHPSDVLAGWALGWAYLMAWVLALNPGEEGVHR; this is translated from the coding sequence GTGCGAGCTACGTCCGGGCGCACACCGGCACTGATCTCGATCGCCGTCGCCGTGGCGGTCTACGTGACGATGTTGGTGGGCTACCGTCAGGGATGGGGCTGGTTGGCCGGCGCCGATACCGCGGCGCTGAACGCCGGCTACGACATCGCGGTGCAACATCCGGTCTGGGTCAGATTCTGGGACGGGATCTCCACGGTGTTCGAGCCGGCGGTGTTCCGGCTGGCCGGCATGGTGCTGATCGTGGTCGCGCTGCTGCGTCGGCGACCCCGTGCCGCATTGTTCCTGCTGGTGTCGGTGGAGTTGACGTCGATCCTGACGGTGCTGGCCAAAGGGTCGGTGGGCCGGCCGAGGCCGGCGACGGCACTGGTGGCGGCGTCGTCGACGTCGTTCCCGTCCGGGCACGCCCTCGGGGTGGTGATCGGCGTCGGAGCCCTGCTGGCGGTGGTACTGCCGACACTGCGGGCCAACGCCCGGCGGGCGGCGTTGATCGTCGGCGCGCTGGTGGTGGTCGCGGTCGGGGTGGCCCGGGTGGCCCTCAACGTGCACCATCCCTCCGATGTGCTGGCAGGCTGGGCACTGGGTTGGGCATACCTGATGGCCTGGGTGCTGGCGCTCAATCCGGGCGAGGAGGGAGTCCACCGATGA
- a CDS encoding L,D-transpeptidase family protein, translating to MRRFLSLFSAALCTAVVTLAAAPGAQADLVPWFAKAVGNANQVISVVGVGGSDAKMDVYQRGPTGWQAVAAGIPAHVGSAGMAQKAKSGHPATPMGVFTLPYAFGTAPNPGGGLQYVQVGPDHWWDGDDNSPTFNTMQVCKKAQCAFNTNASENLEIPQYKHAVVMGVNTARTPGDGAGFFFHTTDGGPTAGCVAIDDAKLVQIIQWLRPGAVMAIAQ from the coding sequence ATGCGCCGATTTCTGAGCTTGTTCAGCGCTGCCCTGTGCACGGCCGTGGTGACGCTGGCCGCCGCACCCGGCGCCCAAGCGGACCTGGTGCCGTGGTTCGCCAAGGCGGTGGGCAACGCCAACCAGGTGATCTCCGTCGTCGGCGTCGGCGGCTCCGACGCCAAGATGGACGTCTACCAACGCGGCCCCACCGGCTGGCAGGCGGTGGCCGCCGGGATTCCCGCCCACGTCGGCTCGGCGGGGATGGCTCAGAAGGCCAAGAGCGGACACCCGGCCACCCCGATGGGCGTCTTCACCCTGCCGTACGCGTTCGGCACCGCACCGAATCCCGGTGGGGGACTGCAGTATGTACAGGTCGGCCCCGATCACTGGTGGGACGGCGACGACAACAGCCCGACCTTCAACACCATGCAGGTGTGCAAGAAGGCGCAGTGCGCGTTCAACACCAACGCGAGTGAGAACCTCGAGATCCCGCAGTACAAGCACGCCGTGGTGATGGGGGTCAACACCGCCCGCACCCCCGGTGACGGCGCGGGCTTCTTCTTCCACACCACCGACGGCGGTCCGACCGCCGGCTGCGTGGCCATCGACGACGCCAAACTGGTGCAGATCATCCAGTGGCTGCGGCCCGGCGCCGTGATGGCGATCGCGCAGTAG
- a CDS encoding DUF732 domain-containing protein produces the protein MTARRNLVAAFALAGALGVAVPAAADPGDGNFLGALDKMGITYPDAADAVAGGHSVCDYLTSGHSANQAAKAVKNANPSLTLTRASQFVSIARAAYCEQS, from the coding sequence ATGACCGCTCGCAGAAACCTGGTGGCCGCGTTCGCGCTGGCCGGTGCGCTGGGGGTGGCCGTGCCGGCGGCCGCCGATCCCGGCGACGGCAACTTCCTGGGCGCGCTCGACAAGATGGGCATCACCTACCCGGATGCCGCCGACGCCGTGGCCGGCGGGCATTCGGTGTGTGACTACCTGACCTCGGGGCACTCGGCCAATCAGGCGGCCAAGGCGGTCAAGAACGCCAACCCGAGCCTGACGCTGACCCGGGCGTCGCAGTTCGTGAGCATCGCCCGGGCGGCCTACTGCGAACAGTCCTGA
- a CDS encoding DUF732 domain-containing protein produces the protein MRHFRWFVAAAGAAGLLCLAAPASAGPDPDGAFIGAIDQAGIEYTQPQDAVAVGREVCDYLHAGHSRDAAARAVRISNRSLSVKNSARFVAFSEAAFCPDESDH, from the coding sequence ATGAGGCATTTTCGATGGTTCGTGGCCGCGGCCGGCGCTGCCGGGCTGCTGTGCCTTGCGGCTCCCGCTTCCGCCGGTCCGGACCCGGACGGCGCGTTCATCGGCGCGATCGACCAGGCCGGAATCGAATACACCCAACCGCAGGACGCCGTCGCGGTGGGCCGGGAGGTCTGCGACTACCTGCACGCCGGGCATAGCCGGGACGCCGCGGCGCGCGCCGTGCGGATCTCCAACCGGAGCCTGTCGGTGAAGAACTCCGCGCGGTTCGTGGCCTTCTCCGAAGCGGCGTTCTGCCCCGACGAATCCGACCACTGA
- a CDS encoding PPE family protein — MYLDFGVLPPEINSGRICSGPGSGSLLAAASAWENLAAELHTAAASYASVTSGLADGAWTGPAATAMAAAAAPYATWLRGAGTRAEQTARQAVAGAAAYAEALAAVVPPPAITANRMLLQQLVATNFFGQNSPAIGETESRYAQMWAQDAAAMYRYSGSAAAASTLNSFTPPPQTTDAAAPAAQAAAGTAAGTGAADTLASIIGSFSPYTGLITQGLSATMTSWSGTANMLSNINNGIGLVAFNAENPGGLGEILSPPKIGPAGLGLGDLGLGKAGLAGVNVGGAGAPHAGLSAGAGNALKIGALTVPPGWAMPATSASTSGPAPVAAGISAPAGGVPGGAFGETMLGTLAGRGLGAATSRAAAQRRTVVPRPPAAG, encoded by the coding sequence GTGTATCTGGACTTTGGGGTGCTACCCCCGGAGATCAACTCCGGACGGATCTGTTCGGGCCCCGGATCGGGGTCACTGTTGGCCGCGGCGTCGGCCTGGGAGAACCTCGCCGCCGAACTACACACCGCGGCCGCAAGCTACGCCTCGGTGACCTCGGGGCTGGCCGACGGAGCGTGGACCGGCCCGGCGGCGACGGCGATGGCGGCGGCCGCGGCTCCGTATGCGACGTGGCTGCGCGGTGCCGGAACCCGGGCCGAACAGACCGCACGCCAGGCCGTCGCCGGTGCCGCGGCCTACGCGGAGGCGCTGGCGGCGGTGGTCCCCCCGCCGGCGATCACCGCCAACCGGATGCTGCTGCAGCAACTGGTCGCCACGAACTTCTTCGGGCAGAACTCCCCGGCGATCGGCGAGACCGAAAGCCGGTACGCGCAGATGTGGGCCCAGGACGCGGCCGCAATGTATCGCTACAGCGGATCCGCGGCGGCGGCCTCGACGCTGAACTCCTTCACCCCGCCCCCGCAGACCACCGACGCCGCGGCACCGGCCGCCCAGGCCGCCGCCGGAACGGCCGCCGGAACCGGTGCCGCCGACACGCTGGCATCGATCATCGGGTCGTTCTCGCCCTACACCGGGTTGATCACCCAGGGACTGAGCGCCACCATGACCAGCTGGTCGGGTACGGCGAACATGCTCAGCAACATCAACAACGGCATCGGGCTGGTCGCGTTCAACGCCGAGAACCCCGGCGGCCTCGGCGAGATCCTCAGCCCGCCGAAGATCGGGCCGGCCGGATTGGGGCTGGGCGACCTGGGACTGGGGAAGGCCGGGCTGGCCGGCGTCAACGTGGGCGGCGCGGGGGCACCCCACGCGGGATTGTCGGCCGGCGCGGGCAACGCGCTCAAGATCGGGGCCCTGACCGTGCCGCCCGGTTGGGCGATGCCCGCCACCTCGGCGTCGACGAGCGGGCCGGCGCCGGTCGCCGCGGGCATCTCCGCACCGGCCGGCGGTGTACCGGGTGGAGCGTTCGGTGAGACCATGCTCGGCACCCTGGCCGGCCGCGGACTCGGTGCAGCGACGTCGCGCGCCGCCGCGCAGCGCCGGACCGTGGTGCCCCGCCCGCCGGCCGCCGGTTGA